Proteins from one Natrinema salinisoli genomic window:
- a CDS encoding potassium channel family protein: MNPFYLAAGIAILVAAIVDIIWTTLWVDGGSGPLSGRLTTAVWRGIRIIGGKHDRVLSIAGPLILILTLAMWIGLIWIGWTIIFSSEPLAVVSSRTGGPADWWGRFYYVAYTMFTDGNGDYTPVYGGDVWEVASAFTTATGMAFVTLGVSYVLTVLGAVSDKRSFASTVTGLGERSEALVRTGWTGEDFQGVDLVLESLASELSLLAEQHKAYPILHYYHSEQADRASAVAVPIFDEALMLLRYGVPDEHSPDPAVVETGRSSAQSYLETLDTAFIDPAPSVPRAPDLDRLRDDDIPTVSDQEFAEALAEVTDRRRQLLAVVKADAWEWPPVEE; this comes from the coding sequence ATGAACCCGTTCTATCTCGCCGCCGGAATCGCCATCCTCGTCGCTGCGATCGTGGACATCATCTGGACGACCCTCTGGGTCGACGGCGGCTCCGGTCCGCTCTCCGGTCGGCTCACGACCGCCGTCTGGAGAGGGATTCGGATCATCGGCGGTAAACACGACAGGGTGCTCAGTATCGCCGGGCCGCTCATTCTCATCCTCACGCTCGCGATGTGGATCGGCCTCATCTGGATCGGGTGGACGATCATCTTCTCGAGCGAGCCCCTCGCCGTCGTCAGCAGCCGTACTGGCGGTCCCGCCGACTGGTGGGGGCGGTTCTACTATGTCGCCTACACGATGTTCACCGACGGGAACGGCGACTACACGCCCGTCTACGGCGGTGACGTCTGGGAGGTCGCCAGCGCGTTCACGACGGCGACCGGAATGGCGTTCGTCACGCTCGGCGTCTCCTACGTCCTCACCGTCCTCGGAGCCGTCTCGGACAAGCGATCCTTCGCCAGCACTGTCACGGGACTGGGAGAGCGAAGCGAAGCCCTCGTCCGAACTGGCTGGACCGGCGAGGACTTTCAGGGAGTGGACCTCGTCCTCGAGTCGCTCGCGTCGGAGTTGAGCCTGCTCGCGGAACAACACAAGGCCTATCCGATTCTCCACTACTACCACAGCGAGCAGGCCGATCGAGCCTCGGCCGTCGCGGTGCCCATCTTCGACGAGGCGCTCATGCTCCTTCGATACGGTGTTCCGGACGAGCACAGCCCCGACCCCGCGGTCGTCGAAACCGGCCGCTCGAGCGCGCAGAGCTACCTCGAGACGCTCGATACGGCGTTCATCGATCCCGCACCGTCCGTTCCGCGAGCCCCGGATCTCGACCGCTTGCGCGACGACGACATCCCGACCGTCTCGGATCAGGAGTTCGCCGAGGCCCTCGCCGAGGTGACCGATCGACGGCGGCAACTTCTTGCGGTAGTCAAAGCCGACGCGTGGGAGTGGCCGCCCGTCGAGGAGTGA